In a single window of the Fibrobacter sp. genome:
- a CDS encoding YafY family protein codes for MATGYEKINLIKSKLKTPMSVSMLADALGCSPRTVFRHLEVIEQENCGLRKIKREGETRYVIQVEEQANFNQSVVKQLEKIKRNLPATSAPDIKTTKLLDKVISVLQTTDPDEFKPEAVTTDPDYVLDYGPFCDDKIQDAMVNRALKAIHDGFALKIRYRPSTSDEEVRTCEIFPVKVIMRMDTLYLVAGDFDAKGEEVFKNYMFENIESMSETNHSSPRFKFDARTHYIYTFGKYTDTSKPEDITLEIRSKWLQTQFERAHFYPAISRRYDRSKNMIVDLKLRVTPDFENWLMGAASDIRIVKPASLRERIKLKMKKALAEMEG; via the coding sequence ATGGCAACTGGATACGAAAAGATAAATCTTATTAAGTCTAAATTAAAAACCCCGATGTCGGTCTCGATGTTGGCCGATGCGCTCGGGTGCAGTCCGCGCACGGTGTTCCGCCATCTGGAGGTCATTGAGCAGGAAAACTGCGGACTCCGCAAGATCAAGCGCGAGGGAGAAACGCGTTACGTTATCCAGGTAGAAGAACAGGCGAATTTCAACCAGAGCGTGGTGAAGCAGCTTGAAAAAATCAAGAGAAACCTGCCGGCGACATCGGCTCCGGATATCAAGACTACGAAGCTTTTGGATAAAGTAATCAGCGTGTTGCAGACGACTGACCCGGACGAGTTCAAGCCCGAGGCTGTTACGACCGACCCGGATTACGTGCTGGACTACGGCCCGTTCTGCGACGACAAGATTCAGGACGCCATGGTGAATCGCGCTCTCAAGGCCATTCACGACGGGTTCGCGCTCAAGATACGTTACCGTCCGTCGACATCCGATGAAGAAGTCAGAACGTGCGAGATTTTCCCGGTCAAGGTGATTATGCGTATGGATACGCTCTACCTCGTGGCGGGCGATTTTGACGCGAAGGGCGAGGAAGTATTCAAGAACTACATGTTCGAAAATATCGAGAGCATGTCGGAGACGAACCATTCTTCGCCCCGGTTCAAGTTCGATGCGCGCACCCATTATATTTATACTTTCGGAAAATACACGGATACGAGCAAGCCCGAAGATATCACGCTCGAAATCAGGAGCAAGTGGCTGCAGACTCAGTTCGAACGCGCGCATTTCTACCCGGCGATTTCGAGGCGCTACGACCGCAGCAAGAACATGATTGTCGACTTGAAGCTCCGTGTCACTCCGGATTTCGAGAACTGGCTCATGGGTGCCGCTTCCGATATCCGCATCGTGAAGCCGGCGTCGCTCCGTGAAAGAATCAAGCTGAAAATGAAAAAAGCTTTGGCCGAAATGGAAGGCTAG